The genomic DNA TCTTTCTGTGTAGGCACCGGAATGACCACGGACTGCTCGGCGGTCACGATGTGCAAGTCACCAAGGAAATACTGCTCGTCCTGGATGAGGTCGTTCGCCAAATCGCTATCGCTGAAAGCTCGGTCAGACTGCTTTGCGTCGTCAAAAGACAGTTGCGAAAATCCATCGAAATCCCATGGCCCCCTCGCGAAGTCAATACCTCGCTGCAGTCGATCCACGACGGGGTTTTGCCAATACTCGCGCAAATTGGGCAACTGACTGGCGAGCGCTCCATGGCTATCGCGCCAATATGAATTGAAATCCTCAAAAGTCCAGCCGACTTTTTTTCGGATGAGCCCCATGCGTACCGTCATAAGCGTGTCCTTCCCTTTTATGTCAGCTCTGCTGCTCAGCAGCCTCCGCACGTGCTCGTACCAGCCCGGGTGCACGCTTTGCCAGCCATATGCCATGGCGAATGGGCCAGCGCTGGTAGTTCGAATCCATACCCAATGCACCCGCCGCGTGGTGAGCCCAATACGGATCGAACAAGGCCTCTCGACCCAAAGCGATCAGATCAGCCTTGCCTTCTTGAAGTACGGCCTCTGCCTGAACCGCATCGACGATCATTCCAACCGCCTGCGTGGGCACATTGGCGCCATGTCGAATGCGTTCAGAGAACGGCACCTGAAAGCCCAGTCCACGTGGCACCGGAAGTGCGCGCGTTTCCTCAGTCAACCCGCCTGATGAGCAGTCGATGACGTCCACGCCGACTTTGGCCAACTCGCGTGCGAGGACAACCGAATCCTCCAAGCTCCACCCGTCAACGCTGCCATCCACTGCGGACAGCCTGCAGAAGAGAGGCTTGCTGGCAGGCCAGACAGCCCGCACTCGGGTTGCCAGTTCGACCGCAAGTCTCATGCGGCCATCGAGGCTGCGGCCCCACTCATCGTCTCGGTGGTTTGAGTTCGGGGACAGAAAGCTGGCGACTAGATAGCCGTGACCGAAGTGCAACTCCACGACGTCAAAGCCCACCTTTTCCGCCCGCACTGTTGCATCGACGAAGCGTTGAATCGCGCACTCAATCTCCTGAGCATCCATAGCTCGGGGCGGGGACCAACCTGGACCTGCAGCGAGCGCGCTGGGGCCGAGCCGCTGCCAAGGCTCTGTGTCGGCTTGCATTTCCGTGTCACTCAATGCCGCACCTCCCTCCCACAGCGGCTGGCTACCCGACTTTCTGCCCGCGTGAGCCAGCTGGACGCCAATTGCACAGTCGTTTGCGTGCACGAAATCGACCACTGCCTTCAGCGGCTCGATTTGGCTGTCATCCCACAAACCCAAATCCGCGGTTCCAATACGGCCACGCGGGTCGACAGCAGTACTTTCCGTCAAGATGAGACCTGCGCCACCAAGTGCGAACTTCCCGAGGTGAACCATATGCCAGGAAGTGGCCCGCCCCGCTTCGGCGGCATGCTGGCACATCGGAGATATGACAACGCGATTCTTCAGCTGCAGCTCTCGAAGCCTCAAAGGCTGAAACAACAGCGGCTCATGGATAGTCATGATGAAATTTGAAAGGCTTAAGAGTTCGATGAAGGCGGCACTGGCGGTCTAGTGCCGAGGAAAGTGCCGGCCATGACTGCGAAAAAGCCCACGAGGTGCCACGTAGTCAAACGCTCGTCCAGCAACATCGCAGCAAAGAGCACGCCGAAAACAGGAACCCAGTAGAGGAAGACCGCTGTGCGTGCTACACCAATAGAGGCAATGGCGCGGTTCCAAAGCAGATTACTCAAGGCCGTGGCCATCACCCCGGAGAACAAGATCAGCGCCCATTGCCACCATCCAGGGAAGATCGCCTCAGGGGCCAAGGAAGGACTTCTGATTGCCGCCTGCAGCACTAGCATCAAAGTACCAACGAGGTAAATGGACCAGCTGATGGTCAAGGGATGTAAAGAGCGGGCAAGGCGCTGCACCAGCGCCCCCCCGGCCGCAAAGCTCACCACCCCCGCCACCAGCATCAGATCGCCAATGCTCGCACTAGACAGTCCGGCGCCGGGGTGACTAAGCACTACAGCAGAAACACCGCCAAAGCCCAAAGCAACACCGAGCAGACGTTGCGGGGTCAGGCGCTCACGGAACATGATCGCGGCAAGCACTGCAGACACCAAGGGGCTGAGAGCCATGATGAGAGCGCCGTTCGTCGCAGTAGACCGCTGCAACCCCTCTGCGAAGAGCAGTTGATTCAGGTAGACCATCAGTACGCCGCACCCAACCAGGGTACGAACTTGCTTCCAATCCAGGCCGGTAACTATCTGGCGTTTCCAGACCAGAATTCCTGACAAGACAGCTAGCGCCACAACCATCCGCAAGGCTGCGAGCATGGAAGTTTCGAAGCTGAGGGTCAGCTGCTTCACCACGGTGACATTGAGCCCCCAGATCGCCATCGCGGCGATGAGGGTCACCTGCACCCCAAGTGCCCGGCGACTCACGGTGCGCGGACTTTCAGGATGCATGGGTTCCGCGCTTCTTCATGACGCCGCGACCGTGCCAGCGCAATCCCCAAACCCAATGCGCACCGCACCTTCGGCTTCGCACCACCCGCGCAGGATCAGCGTATCTCCATCTTCAAGGAAGCTGCGGACCTCTCCGTTGGGTAGCTTGACCGGGTGCTTTCCACTTGTCGTCAGCTCCATCAACGAGCCCGCCTCGCTCGGATCTGGGCCAGACAGGGTCCCAGACCCCAACAAGTCGCCAGCCTGCAAGTTGCACCCATTTACAGTGTGGTGCGCTACCAATTGCGCGGGGGTCCAGTACGCCGCTCGACTGGCATTGGTTCTTGAAAGGGGCACAGGGCCCTCGCCCGCGTCGCGCATCGTTTGGGTCTGCAGAAGAACCTCAAGAGATATTGAGAATGCTCCCCTTTTGCGATTGCCGTCACCGTCAAGGTACGGGAGGGGTTGCGGGTCTTCGGGGGGCCGCTCGAACGCTACGCGAAAGGGAGCCAATGCCTCCATGGTCACCATCCAAGGGGACAAGGTACTTGCAAAATTCTTGGAGAGGAAGGGGCCCAGAGGCTGATATTCCCAGCCTTGGATATCACGCGCGGACCAATCGTTGAACAGGGCCACTCCAAAGAGATGAGACTCAGCATCTCCAATCTCGATGGACTCTCCCTGCTGATTGCCTGCCCCTACGAGCCAACCCAGCTCCAGCTCATAGTCCAGGCGCCTGGACGGCCCCAAACCAGGTACAGACATGTCGGGAGCCTTGATCTGGCCACGGGGCCGCTTGAAGGTGACGCCGCTCACACCGATCGAAGATGCGCGGCCGTGATACCCAATGGGTACCCATTTGTAGTTGGGCAGCAATGGGTTGTCTGGACGGAACTGCTTGCCCACCGTGGTCGCGTGGTGAACACTCGTGTAGAAGTCGGTGTAGTCGCCCACACGGCAAGGCACTGTGTACTCGCATTCAACCTGCGGCACCAGGGCGCCCAACCAGGTCGCACGTTGAGGACTTCCGTCACGCAAGCCTTCAGAGATCTTGTGACGCAGGGCCCTCCGATCGCTCATCGAAGCGCCCATGACGAGGTTCATGTCGTAGGTGTCAATCAAACCAGCGGCCCGAAGACCTAAGACCTGATCACCAATGGCCACGCCGATCTTCCAGTCGCCCTGACTATCCACTCGCTTGAATCGCCCGAAAGGCAAGTTCTGCACTGGGAAATCGCAGCCTGCAAGATTGGCCGAATCGACCCAGCTCTTTAGCTTCGGGTCGTGGGTAGCGTCGATGTCATACATAGTCTCTTAACTCCTTCCGGCAGGCTTGAACTGATCCTTGAGACCCGCCCAGCAGTCGGCATAGTCATGATCCAAAGGCGCCTTGCTGAGTGCGAAGGCTGAAGGAATGAAGCGATACCGGCTTTCAAACATGAACGCCAGGGTGTTGTCCAGCTTCTGTGGTGTCAGCTCCACGCTTGAGGCCTTTTCAAAGGCCTCTTCATCAGGGCCGTGCGGCACCATCGCGTTGTGAAGGCTGGCACCGCCAGGTTTGAACCCACCAGGCTTTGCGTCGTACTCGCCGTAGACCAGGCCCATGAACTCGCTCATCAGGTTGCGGTGGTACCAAGGCGGTCGGAAGGTGTCTTCCATGACGAGCCATCGCGGCGGGAATATCACGAAGTCGCAGTTCGCCGTGCCAGGCGTATCGCTGGGCGAAGTAAGCACCGTGAAGATGGACGGATCTGGGTGGTCGAAGCTGATGGAACCGATGGTCATGAAGTTGGCCGTGTCGTACTTCACCGGCGCCAAGTTTCCATGCCACGCCACAACGTTAAATGGCGAACCCTTCGCAGGTGCAATCCAGAAGTGCCCACCAAATTTCTTTATCAGCTCGCAAGAACCTGTTTGCTCTTCGAAGGCAGCAACAGGAGCCAGAAAATCTCGCGCATTCGCAAGCCCGTTCGACCCAATGGGCCCCAGTTCAGGCAAGCGAAACTGCGCACCATAGTTCTCGCACACATACCCCCGCGATGGTCCATCCGGCACTGCAACTTTGAAGCCCAAGCCACGAGGCAAGACTGCAATCTCCCCGGGCCTGAGATCCAGGACGCCCAATTCGGTTGTGATGACCAACCGCCCTTGCTGGGGGACGATGAGCAATTCACCATCCGCATTGACAAATGCGCGCCTGTCCATGGACTTGTTCGCCAGGTACACCAAAGAACCAACACCCGCTTGCGCATCCGCGTCGCCATTGGCTGCCAGGGTTCGCATTCCATCAACGAAGTCGATTTCCACGCCCTCCTCGAAAGGAATGGGATGCCAGCGCATTGGCTCTGGTGCGAGGAGCGTTCCGCGATCGCCACCCGTGGTCCACAACGGCTGGTGGTATGCCTTGTAGCGCCCCGCCACCACCGAGGGCTGGCGTCGGTACATCCATGTACGGCGGTTTTCATGCCTCGGCGCAGTGAACGCAGTTCCAGAAATGAGCTCGGGATACAGGTCAAACGGAGCCCTTTGCGGGCTATTGCGCCCCTGAGGCAGCGCGCCAGGCACGGCCTCCGTGGCATGCTCGTTGCCGAAGCCACTTTGATAGCGGCGTTCCGAATTCAAGTGGTCAATCACGCTTTGCTCCTTGACAGGTATTGCGGGCCGGCAAATCCCCAGAATGCAGGGACGGACCGACCCGTCCGCACCGTCCCAAAGGTCGGTCCGAGCCGAGATAACAGATGGTTGGGGACTGAAGGAGAAACCTCAGCCTTCCAGCGTCTTCCACATTTCGATGTCGCGCTCTGCAGTCCAGATGCGTGGATCAGCGTATTGAGTCGCCTCGTCGTAGCAACGGGTTACATCGAACGGCATGCAGTGGTCAAAGATGACCCAGTGACCATATTTGGGCTTCAGCGCTGCGAATGTTTCCTTGTAGATCGTGTTCAGATCCTTGCCCGCAGAGACGCCCTTTTGCACATTCGCATACACGTCGGCAATGAATTCACCTGTCTCTGAAAGACCTTTGGCGACCTCTTCAGGAGTGGTCAGAGCCACTCCGCGTCCTGGCACCAACGCCTTTGGTTTGAGGGCAGCAAGATTTTTCAGGGTTTGCGGCCAGTCCTTGAAGTAGGCGTCGCCCGCATAGGGTGTGGCGCCGAACTCGACCAGATCGCCAGACAGCAGAGCACCCTCACCAGGCAGCCACACGACGGTATCGCCTTTGGTGTGACCACGGCCGAGTTGCAACAACTGGACTTCCACCTTGCCAAGCCACAGCGTCATTTTTCCGGTGAAAGTCATCGTGGGCCAAGTCATGCCAGGGGGTACGGTCTCAACTCCCGCGAAGAGACGAGGGAAGCGACCAATTTCGCTGGCCTTGTCCTGCTCGCCACGCTCAACGATCAAATCGTAGGTGTCCTGGCTCGCAAGGATGTGATCTGCGCCGTATGCACTGGCACCGAGCACGCGCACAGCGTGGTAGTGCGTCAGAACGACGTACTTGATCGGCTTGTCGGTCACCTCGCGAATACGGCGGATGACGTCTTGCGCCATGGCCGGCGTGGCCTGTGTATCAGCCACGAGCACTGCGTCGTCGCCAATGATGATGCCGGTGTTTGGATCGCCTTCTGCGGTGTAGGCCCACGCGTGTTCGGATATCTGGCTAAAGGTGACCTTCTTCTCTTCAAGGTCGGCTTGCGAGGCAAACTTCTTGGTTTCTTGGCTCATGGGATATTCCTTCTGAAATAGGTTGATGACGGTCAATGTGAGCCGAGGTACGCGGCCTTGACCTTGGGATCGTTAAGGAGTGCACTACCGGTCCCTTCCAAAGTGATGTGGCCAGTCTCGAGCACATAGGCACGATCTGCGACACCGAGAGCCTGCTTGGCCATCTGCTCAACCAGCAGGATCGTCAGACCCGACTCGCGCAGCTGGCGGATGGCATTGAAGATGTCTTTGATGATCAAAGGCGCCAATCCGAGAGACGGCTCGTCCAGCAACAGGAGCCGTGGCTCACTCATCAGCGCACGCGAGATCGCCAACATCTGCTGTTCACCGCCCGACATGGTTCCGGACAACTGGTTCTGACGCTCACGCAATCTCGGGAAGCGGTTGAACTCTCGCTCGATCGCCGCTTCAATCGCGGCTGGATTGCGCCGGCGGGAGTAGCCGCCCAACATCAGGTTCTCGCGAACTGTCTGGTCGGCAAAGACACCTCTGCCCTCGGGCGACATGGCTACCCCCAGCGCGACGCGCTCGTGTGCTCTGACTTTCGCGACGTCCTTCCCATCAATCTGTATGCTGCCTTCGGCAACGGGTTCCAGCCCGCAGATGCTTTTGAGAAGAGTGCTTTTGCCCGCGCCATTCGCACCGATGATGGTGACCACTTCGCCCTCTCGCACTTCCAAGCTCACGCCTTTGACGGCCTGGATCGCGCCATAGGCGACCTTCACTGAATCGAGTTTCAACATAGGGTGCTTTCCAGATCAGGGGGCGACAAGAGCGTCCGCCGGTTCGTCAACGCCTAGGTAGGCCTCGACGACACGGGGGTTGGCTTGCACTTCAGAGGGCTTTCCCTCTGCGATCTTGATCCCGTAGTCCAACACGATCACGTGGTCGGAGATCGACATGACGAGATCCATGTGGTGCTCGACCATCAAGATGGTCACACCGCACTTGCCAATACGGACAAGAAGATCGCCCAACTCCGCTGTCTCTTGTGGATTGAGACCTGCAGCTGGCTCGTCAAGCAACAGCAGTTGAGGCTCAGTGGCTAGCGCCCGTGCCAGTTCGACACGGCGCTGAAGGCCATAGGGGAGGCTGCCGGCCGGTTGATAGGCCAGATGCAGCAGACCGGCCAAATCCAGCAGTTGCAAGGCGCGGGCGCGGGTGGCGGCTTCCTGCTTTCTAGCACTGGATAGCGCAAACAAGGATGCGAGAAACCCATTCGTCATGCGCGTATGGCGGCCCAGCATGACATTGTCCAGAACCGACAGATCTGCAAACAGCCGCAGGTTTTGGAAGGTGCGCCCCATTCCCATACGACAGATCGCATGCACCGGTCGGCTCGATACCTCCTGGCCAAGAAACTTGATCGAGCCTTCACTTGGATCCAGAAGACCCGTGAGCATGTTGATCATCGTGCTCTTACCCGCACCGTTGGGTCCGATCAGCGCGTGGATATGCCCACGCTGAAGTCGGAAAGACACGTTTTGAGCAGGCCGTACTCCACCGAAGTTTTTGGTGACACCTTGGGCCACCAGCAACTCGCCCTCTCCCTGCGGACCAATGCGCGTCGGAGCTGCGGACTTGATAGGCATGTCAGGGGCAGCCGCCGGCCGGCGGAACCACGTCGAAAGAAGCCCCATGACCCCTCCCGGCATGATGTAGAGCGCAAACAGCAGCAGAAATCCATAGAGAAAGTGCTGGGCTGACGGCCAACGGGCCAGAGCAGCGTCGATCACAGTCAGAACCACTGTTCCAACCAAAGGGCCGTACTGCGAGCCGGCACCACCAAACAGCACCAACAGCAGAATAAAGATCGACAGATGGAATGTGATGAAGTCGGAGTTGATGTACTGGTTCTGCTGTGCCACCAGCGCGCCAGCAATGCCACAGGTAACTGCCGCAACCACAAAGGCTATGACCTTGGCTCGATAGACACGGACGCCCACCGAAGATGAAGCGATCTCATCGGCTTGCAGTGAGAGCAGCGCCCGGCCAAAACGGCCCTGCAAAAGATTGCGCAGCAGCAGATGCGTCACCGCGCACAGGGCGATGCCCAGCCACACCCATTGCAGGGACGTAAGGGGCTGTCCGTTCCAGGTCAGCGGCTTGATGCCGTAGATACCCTGGGCGCCCCCAAAAACGTCAGTCCATTCTCCGACGAGCTTTTCGACAACGATGCCGAACGCCAGCGTCACCATCGCGAGATAGGGTCCTTTGACCCGCAAGGACGGCAGCGCGATCAGCACGCCGCAGATGCCGGAGACAACAGCTGCCAACGACAGCGCGAACCACGGGTTGATCTCCGTGCGCGTTGTGATCAACGCCACCGCATATGCCCCGGCTGCGAACAGGCCAGCCTGGCCCAGTGACTTCTGCCCTGCATAGCCCACAAGCACGTTCATGCCTGCAGCACAGAGGTAATACACGCACATCATGAAAACGATGCGCAGGTAGTAGTCATTTCCCAGAAAGGAAACCAGGCCTGCGAGAACAGCGACGGCAAGCATGACCTCGAAAAGATGTTGGCCGCGCTTCATACCTTCTCCACCATCTGCTTGCCGAAAAGACCGGTCGGCCGGAACGCAAGAACAAGAATGACAAGGGCAAAAACAGCGACCTCGCGCCACTGCGCCGACCACAGATTCACCAGGGACTCAAGGACGCCGAGAACGAACCCGCCAATCACACAACCACGTGGATTGCTCAACCCGCCGATCATGGCGCCGGAGAATCCCTTCAGCCCCACGGTGAGGCCCATGAAAAGGGATGCCTGCGCAATAGGAGCGAGAAGGAAGCCCGAAAGGCCAGCCAGCGCAGAACTGACAACGAAAGCGCCAATCATCACTGCGTTGGTATTGATGCCCATGAGGCTCGCGACGTTGCCGTTAGCCGCAACAGCCCGCATGGCCTTGCCCACCATCGTTCGGTTCATCACAAAGTCAAAGCCGATCATGATGACAACGGCGACCCCCAACGTGAGCAGCTCCTGCGGTCGCACACCGACTCCCATGAGACGTATGACAGTGTCGCCCACCGGTCCCGGGACGACCACCGGCTTGGGGCCCCAAATGGCCAAGCCGATACTCTGGAGGATGACGCCAAAGCCCAGGGTGCTCATGACCCATGCCATGCCAGGCCGCCCAGCGAAAGGACGTACGCCAATCACATAGAGCAGCCATCCCAAGAAGCCCATCACTCCAAGGGCTGCAACAAGCGCCAACAGCTGGGCACCGGCACCAGGCTGGGCCTGGCCGAACGTAGTGGAAGTGACAGGAAGACCGAGGACGAGGAAGAGCGCGCTCATGCCGATGAATGCACCCGCGGACACGAATTCCCCATGGGAGAAATTCAAGGTCTTGGTGGTTGTAAATGTGATGCTGAAACCCAGGGCTACCAGGGCGTAGGCACCGCCCACGGCCAAGCCACTGAGAATCGCCTGCAAGAGCGCCTCTGTCATTGTTATCTCCGAGATGATTTCCTGGACTGCTTCGCGCAGTCCAGACAAGCGTTGCGCGTTATTGCTTGAAGTCCGCGCTGCTCAGCGAGTTCACGATCGGATCCGCATAGGGCATCAGCTTGCCGTCCTTCCAGCGAATCCAGACCAGGTCTTTGGCTGTCAGAGCCTCATGGTTGGCCTTGCTGAACGGCTTGTCGTAAGTCTTGAGTACGCCTTGAACCGGTGCTTTCAGATCTTCCAGCGCGACACGTACAGCCGAGCCATCAAAGCTGTTGGCTTGCTTGGCAGCCGCAGCGTAGAGCTGCACCGAATCGTAGCCATGCAATGCAAAGGAGAACGAGCCGGGCGCCTTGAGTTTGGCCCCGATGCGATCAAACAGCTTCTGCTGGGAAGGTGTACGCGTCTCGCTCACCGTGCGCATGAAGATTGGCTTCTCGGCAAGCGCCTTGCCTGCCGCATCATAGAAAGTGATGTTGTCGGCAGCCCAGGAGGTCAGCACCAAGGGGAAGTAATTTGTCTTCTCCATGCTGCGAACAAGCTGCGCGATGGGCGTCCCCTGAGCCCAGACCACCACAGTGTCCACGTTCGCGGACTTCATCTTGCTCAGCTGAGACGTCATATCGGTATCGCCCACACCGAAGCGCTCAGTCGCTGCAATCTTGATATCTTGCAGCTTCGCGATTTCCTCCATGTCCTTGAGACCGCCCTGGCCATAGCCCGTGGTTTCCGCCATCAGACCGATTACTTTTGACTGGCCAGCATTCTTTTTCACGTAGGCCATCAAGGCCGCTACTTGCTCACGATCCACCATCGAGACTCGGAACATATAGTTGTCCGCACCAGGACTCATGGGCTTGGTGATATCGGTGCCCGAACCCACGTTGCCGATCACAGGGATCTTCTTTTGGTTGGCGATGTGCTTCCAGGCCATCGCATTGCCAGAGTTGGTCGGGCCAAACACCGCAGAGACCTTCTCGCTGTCGATCAATTCGCTCATGTTCTGGATCGACTTTGGAGGCGCCGAGGTATCGTCCCGCGTAACCAGTGTCAGCTTCTTGCCAAGAACGCCGCCTGCAGCGTTGATGTCGGCGATTGCGGCCTCCATGCCCAGAACCGCTGCCTGCCCACTTTGCGCCGATGGGGATGCGGACAAATCTCCGTTGTATCCAAGCTTGATGTCTTGCGCGCTTGCGGTGGCAGCAGCGACAACGCCGGCTGCCAGGATGGCTCGCTTGAAGAGCTTAGGAATACTCATGGCTGTCTCCTTTTTGGAATGGTGAACTCGGTGAGTTCTGGGTTGGAAATCTGGATGGAAACGACTCAAGGACTCAGGAGGCGAGAAACCCGCCATCCACAGGAAGCGTGACCCCCGTCACATAGGAGGCCATGCCGGATGCCAGGAAAACCACGGGACCGACCAATTCTTCGGGCTGGCCGACGCGTGCCATGGGCGTGCGCAGCATGAATTTGTCGAGTCGCTCAGGAGCCTCCCGTGTGTAGTAAGTCATCGGAGTTTCGATGACTCCGGGAGCGATTGCGTTCACCCGAACTCCGTCCTTGGCAAGCTCGACGGCGAGGGCTTGCGTCATGAGTTTGACGGCGCCCTTGGATGGTGAATAGCCCACCACGTTGGGGATTCCAGTGCTCGAGGCAATAGACCCCACATTGATGATCACTCCCCTGGTCTGCTTCAGCGCATCCAGCCATGCATGCGATGGAAGGAAGGATCCCATCACGTTGACATTGAGAGTGCGCTCGAGGTTGGACGCCACCTGGGGGCTGTCCAGCCCCTCGCGAATGATGATGCCCGCGTTATTGACCAGGATGTCGATATTGCCGATTTCAGTGGCCACAGTTTTTGCCAAGGCTTGGCAAGCATCATTGGAGGTCACGTCCAACTTGTACGCGATTGCATCACTGCCAGCGGCCCGAATTTCTGCGGCAACAAGCTTGGCGTTCTCTTCGTTCAAGTCCGTCACGACGACCCGAGCCCCTGCCTTTGCAAGGCCCTTGGCGATAGCCCTGCCATTGCCTTGTCCTGCGCCGGTCACAAGCGCGATGCGTCCATGGAGGACCTTGGGCGCCATGAGTTCAGAGATTTCCATTGCGGTCTTTCTTGGTATGTATTCGATCTATGCTGTTTGGGGTTGCAGGCGCCCAGCAGAGGTCCGATTCAGACTGGCTGTCGGTTCACTTTTTTTCCTTGCGAGCGTCTGACCGACGACATAGCCAAAAGTGAGCGCTGGACCGAGGGTGATGCCTGCGCCTGGGTAGTTGCCGCCCATGATGCTGGCGGCGTCATTGCCAACTGCATACAAGCCCTTGACTGGCTGCCGGTCCTTTGAAAGGACTTGGCAGGACTCATCGGTTGCCAGCCCTGCGAACGTCCCGATTTCACCCACAACTATCTTGATGGCATAGAACGGGCCTCTATGGATCGGGGCCATGCAGGGGTTGGGCTTGACCAGCGAGTCGCCCTGATACCGGTTATAGGCGGTGCTTCCCTTGGCAAACTTTGTGTCCACTCCAGACGCGGCATCCCGATTGAAGGCTTCGACCTCTTCTTGGAGGGCGGCGGCTGGAACGCCGATGAGGCTCGCCAGTTCCTGAAGGCTGCTGCCTCGCTTCAAATAGCCACTTTGGAGATGCTTGCCAATGGGCAGAGGGAATGGAGCTACCGCCCCCAACCCATATTCGCGCAGGTGCTCGTGATCACAGACGAGCCAGCAGGTCACTTCGGCTGACCCTTTGCAAGCTTTCACGAGGTCCTGAATGAAGTCGTGATAAGACATCGCCTCATTGGTAAATCGCCGCCCCTTTGAAGTCACGGCGATCACACCGGGCTTCGCGCGATCGATGAAGTGCGGCATAACTCCCTGGGTGCCATCCTTGCGTTGGACCACCGAGGTTGGACACCAGGCAGCCGCATTCGGGATGCTGGGATCGACCCATCCCCCTACGGATTCGCCGAGGCGCAACCCGTCACCGGTGTTCAGCGCAGGGGACGGAGTGAAGTGCTCTCGGCCGGTTGGCGCATGTGGGAACAACTGCTTGCGACGCTCGATGTCGTAGGGAAAGCCACCACAGGCAAGAACGACGCCTCTGCGCACTCGAACTTCTACTAACTTGCCGTCCCGCACCACAGTTGCACCCACGACCGCATCGCCTTCCACGATGAGTTTTTTGACCGGAGCATTCAGCCACACGGGGATGTTCAGGTCCATGCCGGCCTTGGCCAGCCGACCGGCCAGTGCATTGCCGTTGGTCAGCGTCATCCCACGGCCGTACCTGACAACATCCATGAGATGTCCGCCGAAGCGCTTGGCAACATACAAGAATGACTCGAGCGACTTGAAGGCACGCAAGAAGTGCCACAGCTCCTTACCTGATCCAAGCATCATCCCGAAAACCG from Acidovorax sp. A79 includes the following:
- a CDS encoding EthD domain-containing protein, with protein sequence MTVRMGLIRKKVGWTFEDFNSYWRDSHGALASQLPNLREYWQNPVVDRLQRGIDFARGPWDFDGFSQLSFDDAKQSDRAFSDSDLANDLIQDEQYFLGDLHIVTAEQSVVIPVPTQKERSQLLKRMSVIKRLPTLSEEEFRREWKTHGDLVRKMSGVSAYRQNVITGRERVKGRPCAYSDLPIDGIVELWFKDAETLGAAFGSDAGKETMAHAKTFLSEITAFVVAERQIL
- a CDS encoding NADH:flavin oxidoreductase/NADH oxidase, whose amino-acid sequence is MTIHEPLLFQPLRLRELQLKNRVVISPMCQHAAEAGRATSWHMVHLGKFALGGAGLILTESTAVDPRGRIGTADLGLWDDSQIEPLKAVVDFVHANDCAIGVQLAHAGRKSGSQPLWEGGAALSDTEMQADTEPWQRLGPSALAAGPGWSPPRAMDAQEIECAIQRFVDATVRAEKVGFDVVELHFGHGYLVASFLSPNSNHRDDEWGRSLDGRMRLAVELATRVRAVWPASKPLFCRLSAVDGSVDGWSLEDSVVLARELAKVGVDVIDCSSGGLTEETRALPVPRGLGFQVPFSERIRHGANVPTQAVGMIVDAVQAEAVLQEGKADLIALGREALFDPYWAHHAAGALGMDSNYQRWPIRHGIWLAKRAPGLVRARAEAAEQQS
- a CDS encoding DMT family transporter gives rise to the protein MHPESPRTVSRRALGVQVTLIAAMAIWGLNVTVVKQLTLSFETSMLAALRMVVALAVLSGILVWKRQIVTGLDWKQVRTLVGCGVLMVYLNQLLFAEGLQRSTATNGALIMALSPLVSAVLAAIMFRERLTPQRLLGVALGFGGVSAVVLSHPGAGLSSASIGDLMLVAGVVSFAAGGALVQRLARSLHPLTISWSIYLVGTLMLVLQAAIRSPSLAPEAIFPGWWQWALILFSGVMATALSNLLWNRAIASIGVARTAVFLYWVPVFGVLFAAMLLDERLTTWHLVGFFAVMAGTFLGTRPPVPPSSNS
- the fahA gene encoding fumarylacetoacetase, translated to MYDIDATHDPKLKSWVDSANLAGCDFPVQNLPFGRFKRVDSQGDWKIGVAIGDQVLGLRAAGLIDTYDMNLVMGASMSDRRALRHKISEGLRDGSPQRATWLGALVPQVECEYTVPCRVGDYTDFYTSVHHATTVGKQFRPDNPLLPNYKWVPIGYHGRASSIGVSGVTFKRPRGQIKAPDMSVPGLGPSRRLDYELELGWLVGAGNQQGESIEIGDAESHLFGVALFNDWSARDIQGWEYQPLGPFLSKNFASTLSPWMVTMEALAPFRVAFERPPEDPQPLPYLDGDGNRKRGAFSISLEVLLQTQTMRDAGEGPVPLSRTNASRAAYWTPAQLVAHHTVNGCNLQAGDLLGSGTLSGPDPSEAGSLMELTTSGKHPVKLPNGEVRSFLEDGDTLILRGWCEAEGAVRIGFGDCAGTVAAS
- the hmgA gene encoding homogentisate 1,2-dioxygenase, which translates into the protein MIDHLNSERRYQSGFGNEHATEAVPGALPQGRNSPQRAPFDLYPELISGTAFTAPRHENRRTWMYRRQPSVVAGRYKAYHQPLWTTGGDRGTLLAPEPMRWHPIPFEEGVEIDFVDGMRTLAANGDADAQAGVGSLVYLANKSMDRRAFVNADGELLIVPQQGRLVITTELGVLDLRPGEIAVLPRGLGFKVAVPDGPSRGYVCENYGAQFRLPELGPIGSNGLANARDFLAPVAAFEEQTGSCELIKKFGGHFWIAPAKGSPFNVVAWHGNLAPVKYDTANFMTIGSISFDHPDPSIFTVLTSPSDTPGTANCDFVIFPPRWLVMEDTFRPPWYHRNLMSEFMGLVYGEYDAKPGGFKPGGASLHNAMVPHGPDEEAFEKASSVELTPQKLDNTLAFMFESRYRFIPSAFALSKAPLDHDYADCWAGLKDQFKPAGRS
- a CDS encoding MBL fold metallo-hydrolase, encoding MSQETKKFASQADLEEKKVTFSQISEHAWAYTAEGDPNTGIIIGDDAVLVADTQATPAMAQDVIRRIREVTDKPIKYVVLTHYHAVRVLGASAYGADHILASQDTYDLIVERGEQDKASEIGRFPRLFAGVETVPPGMTWPTMTFTGKMTLWLGKVEVQLLQLGRGHTKGDTVVWLPGEGALLSGDLVEFGATPYAGDAYFKDWPQTLKNLAALKPKALVPGRGVALTTPEEVAKGLSETGEFIADVYANVQKGVSAGKDLNTIYKETFAALKPKYGHWVIFDHCMPFDVTRCYDEATQYADPRIWTAERDIEMWKTLEG
- a CDS encoding ABC transporter ATP-binding protein, with the protein product MLKLDSVKVAYGAIQAVKGVSLEVREGEVVTIIGANGAGKSTLLKSICGLEPVAEGSIQIDGKDVAKVRAHERVALGVAMSPEGRGVFADQTVRENLMLGGYSRRRNPAAIEAAIEREFNRFPRLRERQNQLSGTMSGGEQQMLAISRALMSEPRLLLLDEPSLGLAPLIIKDIFNAIRQLRESGLTILLVEQMAKQALGVADRAYVLETGHITLEGTGSALLNDPKVKAAYLGSH